The following coding sequences lie in one Oncorhynchus masou masou isolate Uvic2021 chromosome 20, UVic_Omas_1.1, whole genome shotgun sequence genomic window:
- the LOC135506959 gene encoding oocyte zinc finger protein XlCOF7.1-like, with the protein MVFHQSQGTVNSCGDGDALDTGIDDLSCSYATEVDPDNMPLGLETQTDLSRGDWNRYSSSVYSEGCPDKKGEVIVVDEVTVKVEGDAPPTWNADSHLGDGHSQGRDFLNYRGNLNVATHSPLHTFRDRDPVSTSMAPSDSHGRVIFDQVLHLNDRAIAQACGGGATTVGKEKLANWNADKTHLGEGHSQGNTNNFLDYRESLETNLNVATHSPLHPVSTSMAPSDSHGQVLFDQVLNSKDQRAKVWRGEATPGSKEKRFLCMFCNKGFSCSQKVEIHQRVHTGEKPFSCTQCQMCFTHAGNLKRHQRVHTGEKPFSCTQCHMRFAQTGDLKRHQRVHGREAVRLYALREEVLREELPQDTPAEKPFHSIT; encoded by the coding sequence ATGGTGTTTCACCAGAGCCAGGGGACAGTTAATTCCTGTGGAGATGGTGATGCCTTAGACACTGGCATTGATGATCTGTCTTGTTCTTACGCTACAGAGGTGGACCCTGACAACATGCCCTTGGGTTTAGAGACCCAGACTGATCTGTCTAGAGGGGACTGGAAccggtacagtagtagtgtatactctgaAGGGTGCCCAGATAAGAAAGGGGAGGTTATAGTCGTAGATGAGGTTACTGTGAAAGTGGAGGGCGACGCTCCTCCCACATGGAATGCAGATAGTCACCTAGGAGACGGACACTCACAGGGCAGAGATTTCTTAAATTACAGGGGAAATCTAAATGTCGCCACCCACTCCCCTTTACACACGTTCAGGGATCGCGACCCAGTGTCCACATCAATGGCACCTTCCGATTCACACGGCCGGGTGATTTTCGATCAGGTATTACATTTAAACGACAGGGCTATAGCCCAGGCTTGTGGAGGGGGAGCAACAACGGTCGGGAAAGAGAAACTGGCTAACTGGAATGCAGACAAGACTCACTTAGGAGAAGGACACTCGCAGGGCAACACAAATAACTTCTTAGATTACAGGGAAAGTTTAGAGACAAATCTAAATGTTGCAACCCACTCCCCTTTACACCCAGTGTCCACGTCGATGGCACCTTCCGATTCACACGGCCAGGTTCTTTTCGatcaggtattgaactcaaaAGACCAAAGAGCCAAGGTGTGGAGAGGGGAAGCAACACCGGGCAGTAAAGAGAAGcggttcctctgcatgttctgtaacaaaggcttcagctgctcccagaaggtggagatccaccagagggtccacacaggggagaaacccttcagctgtacccagtgtcaaATGTGCTTCACCCATGCTGgcaacctgaagaggcaccagagggtccacacaggggagaaacccttcagctgtacccagtgtcacatgcgCTTCGCCCAGACTGgtgacctgaagaggcaccagagagtACACGGGAGAGAGGCCGTTCGCCTGTACGCACTGCGGGAAGAAGTTCTCAGAGAGGagctacctcaggatacaccagcagaaaaaccATTCCACTCTATAACATAG